The genome window TTAGGAGGTCTTGGTAACCCCACCTTACCTTGAATTTTCCTCACTTCCCTGTCAATgcttatttgaatttttttgtgcacGTCACTTTTGAGTTCCTCTATCATCATGTCAAGCTGATCAGTGTCTTTCAGGCTCCATCTATTTTTCAACTCTGTCATTGCGCTGATATAATGGGTCATGAACTGCTTTTCTATTTTGTTCAGTAGGGTTAGCACCCAAACCGGATCAGGGTCTTGAAGCTGTTTCCCAGAGCGAGTTTTGTCATCACTGCTGGATCCTCTAGAACTCTTGTTTGAGGATGATGGGGTTTCAGGAGCTTCCTTGGGACTATCGTTGCTTCTTATTGTTTCATCTGTGGCTCGATCGTCCTCCTCCTGGTTTACTTCCTCTACTTCCAGTTTCCACTCGGCATCTGTTTCCTCGTGGGCTTTCTCAATCATGATCAAACTGTTCTGAGGTTGAGATCCGTCAGCGTTCACATCGTTGCTGCTCTTTACTCCATCACTGCTCTTCCCAGAACCAGTGGATCCGCTGTTTACATCCACACCAGATGATGAGGTGTGATTGTACTCCCCCTCAACAGAATGATGATCATTAGTATTTTGTAAATGTTCCTTTTCTGGAGGCTCAGAAAGCCAAAGAGACTGAAGAATACTCATGAGCTGCTGGTATCTTTCGTTCTTATCATTTGCATTCTCAGGGTCATAATCTATCAACTGCAGTTTCACGAGACAGTCTAAGAGACCTTTAGCTGACGTGCTTAATTTGCGCCCATACACATGGGAGATTTCTGGTAAACTGTTGCATCTGTCAAGCTTGGGGTTTAAAAGTACCTTCATGACCTGTATGGAGGAGTTGAACATTTTGGAGCCGTCTTCTCTCTGAGTACAGGTATTATCTTCATTTGGTGCCTCTGTGCTTTGTTGGCAGTCATCATTATGGACATTGCTTATGCAGTTTActtctttcacattttcagctttggACTCGTTTTTATCGACACCCTCTGATCCATCTGCTTCCTCAGCTGCAGCATCATCTTTAACTCCATTcccattttcattaatttcctcCATCTCATAAAGGTCTTTCTCTGTTGGTAAGGTTTTGAGCCATTCATTTACCACCTCGGTTGGGGATGCATTAGGTAAGATAGATGGAACCAGCTCAAAGTCTCCAGCATCCATGCtctttttcttgtgtttgcTGCTTTTGCCACTATGATCAGAGACGCTGTCTGTGCCTTCCAGTGGACCATTTCCTATCCTCTTTGAAACATGAGATTTAGATTCTCCAGGGGAGGAAGTTTCACAAACCTCTTTCATAATATCTGAACAGGACAGTGTTTGCGACAGGTCACTTTCAGCTGAGTCTTTGTGGCAAATTGCTGGATGTTTATCTGGACAAATGCCTACATCTTCTGTACCCTGCCCTCTTGACCTTTTGGTCTTAGAGCTTTTATCATCAGTCGGGCCTTCTTTGACTTCCTCATCCAAACAGggtgctctgtcttctgtaggAGTCACACCTTCTCCTGTACTCTCACAAACCGCACTAGCAGTGGAAACATCTGTTGCATTGGTTTTTCTAGATCTGACAGACAAATGTGAGTGCACGCTCAAAGAACTTTCTGACTTTCTTGCCCGTTTTGCTCCATGAATCTCAGAGGTTCTTGACTTTTTTGAACGCCCTGAAGTTTTGGACTTTGACGGCGTAGCAGTGTTGGATCTGTCTTCGGTTTCCTCAATTGTTACAGAGGGGACTTCAGATCTGCTTAATGCTTCAGATAGATCCGTTTTTGTTGACACGGGACTAACTGCTCTCTCTTCCACTTCTGATTTCTCTGAAACATCTCCATCATTGTGAACTTCAGATTCTTCAGTGAGAATATCAGGATCTATTAAATTGTTTGGTTTTGCACCTAAAGTTGAATCATTCATGTCTTCGTAATTTCCAATCCCCTCCGAAGGGGTGATGTTAGACCTGTTTGACTTTATGGTTCTCGAAGACGTGTCAGACTTTATTGACAACACACTGTGAGTCCTCTGGTCTTCCTCTTTGGCTCTCTGTGAACATGAAGCTTTTGATTTTGTGGATACTGATGATACATTTGTCTTCACCGACTTAGCAGAAGTAGGACTTAAAGGTTTCCTCTCAAGGTCCTCTTCTGCGTTGTCATCAGTGACATTGGAAATATTTTCAGAAGAAACGTCATTTGATCGGCCACATGTGAATGCTTTGATCCAATGGCTTTTTCAGATGCATGAGAGCAACCTGTTTTAACTGACGAACAGCTTTCAGCTCTGTCTTGCATTGTTTCTTCACCGTCGTCCTCATCGGGGGTCTCAATGCTCTCAGCAGATGCACCATCAGAGCATCTGGACTTTTTTGAACAATCAGAGACCTTAGACTTGATCGTCTCAGTCGACGACAAGTTTCCTCCTCCTTCAATATCCGAAGCGGCGATATCCCGTTTGTGTTCAGATGGGATGTTAGAAGCTTTCGATTTTGTAGATGTTCCAGAAACATTTGATGTTGAGGATTTGATTGACAAATTGCTTTTTTGTCTTGCTACCTGATCATGATCACGGACAGATCCATCAGTTGGATCAGCTGAAATCTTTGACTTATTTGACTTTGCAGAAAAAGTTGACTTGGCAGACATTGCACTATCTGATCTGCCCTGAGAGGTTTTCTTATCTGTCCTCTCCCCTGTTGGGTTAGAATCAGAAAAAACTCCAGAGCTATTTGACTTTATAGAAATAGTTGAAGCAGGTGAATCTGGTCTTGCGATGATTTGTTGAACTGGGATATCACTTGAACATATCGACATGCCTGATCTTGCGGAAATATCTGACTTGACAGAATGGATTGACATTGAACTCACAGATCTGCTTTCATTGTCCTCTTCCTGACATTTATCTTCATCGCCGTTTTTAGCACTGGGCTCACAAGTAACAGCAGAGGCTTTTGATTTCCGGGATACTTTAGAGACATTTGATTTGGCGGATGTCACTGATCTGACAGACATACTGCTCGGATTTCTGTCTTCGTGTTCTCCCTCTTCTTCTGGACGTTCACTGTCTTTTACTTTAGAAGATTTTGTAGAAATAGCTGACTGTGCCGTTTTAGATGATAGAGCACTGTTTGTTCTTTCTTGACTTTGAGTCACTTCGTCATAAATTTCCACAGTTTTGCCCGACTTTGCATCAGAAATCTCTGAGCGGATTGACTTTGCTGAAGCACGTGACTTTGTTGATTTAGCAGACGAAGCACTTGCTGGCCTGTCTGCAGACTTGGAAGACTTCTCAGACACATGTGAGAAGACTGATTTAGCTGAGGAGCTGCTGGGTGGTCTTTTATGCTCTTCATTTTCTAGACTGTCATAGCCAAACCTTTCGCGTTGTGACTTAACTGACTGAGCAGACACCACACTAATTGTGCTTCCTTCACTCTCCCCTTCAACAATTCTTACATCGCATTTGTCAGCGCTATTTTCCGAGAGAATGTCACAAACGTCTGATCTTTTGGATATGTTTGATTTTGCCGATCTCCCAGATTTGACTGACAGATTACTGGGTGATCTCTCTCTTTGTTTCTCATTATCCAGTTTTGCGGACTTGGATGATTTGTTGGAAATGGAGGAAtttgtagatttgaccgacatGACACTCGGTGTTCTCTTGTCATCTTCACTGTCTACTTCATCAAGAAGAGCAGCTCTTCCAGACGGTACTTCAGAAACATTGGTTATGTCTGATATCATTGAGGCATGAGACTTTTCTGACAAACCACTCGCTGCTCTCTCTTCAGATATGAAAGACATTTCCGAGACACTTGACTGGACTGAGCTAGTTGACATGCTGCTTGCCGCTCTTTCTATATCTGTCTCTGTGTCATTTTCCTTATCTGAAATATCTGAGTTTTTTACAACTGCAATATCAACGCAACATTtcaatttatttgattttacagATGCTTTTGACttaacagactgaggtgagaaAGATTTTTCTACCCTgacattttctgcagctttttcttCAGGATCGGCAGCTTCAtgttccaaacacattttggaAACGTTTAACCTTTTGCCTCCTTTAGAGCCACttgattttgttgatttttcagATTTGGATGACAGATTGCTTGGGGCTCTCCTCACATGGCCGTCATCGTCAACCGCACTTTCATCTGCACGACAATCCAGTCCTTTTGATGTGGTAGATTTGGCAGAGCTTGCTGACCTTTCAGTTTTGCATGACAGCACACTCTCCGctcttgtttctgtttcctcAAGGATGTTGCTTTCACCAGGACATTTTCCTGAACATATCTTAGTAGTACTCGATTTTCCAGATTTCGCTGACAAGGAACTTGGTGTTCTTTCTGCAGACTTTGTTGATATCTCCGACATGCATGACTGGGTGGATTTGGCTGACATGGTGCTTGGTGATCTTTCCTCATCGTTCTCTTCGTGTTTCTCTCCTTCACTGGCTAGTGAGTCATCTTCCACTTCACCGGTAGCTGGGTGCattgacttgtttgtttttgttgaagaaATTGAGTCAGCTGAGTATGGTGACATCAGTCTCGATTCACTCTCTCCTTCAACAACTCTCTCTTCAGGGTAGACACCTTCCAAACAACCTGAAGCAGCCTTTGACCTTTTAGAAACTGTTGAAGCATTggattttgttgatttttctgaTCTGGCAGACATATTACTTGAAGCTCTTCCCACCATTTCCCCGTGATTAGATTTATTGTCATACAGACTATCATGTTTTGTTGACTTGGAGGATTTTGCAGATGTAGTTGACAGTGCACTCTGAGCTCTCGGTTCAGCTTCATCTTCATAGTCTCCATCATCAGAGGGTCTAGCAGCTGTGACTAACTCAGCATCCGAAACTTTTGATTTGGCTGATAGTGCACTATGTGGTCTCTCTGCAGATTTTGCAGATCTCTCAGAAACAGGTGAGCCCCTGCTTGGTGGTCTATCCTGAAGCAGCTCATTGTCGATTTCTTGATTAGAGGCCGTTGAAAGTTTTCTGCTGTAGAGCATCAATTGAACACTTTGATTTTGTTGATTTAGTGGAAGTAGCAGACTTTGTAGATCTGACTGAAAGTACACTCGGAACTCTCTCTTGAATTGCCTCCTCGTTGGCGTCTTCACCGGGTCTTATGCTTGAACACATGGTTGAAGTATTTGATTTGGTAGATTTAGTAGAAATTTGAGATTTTGTTGATGTAGCAGACATAGCACTTGCTGATCTCACTTTTTGCAATTCAGCTGATTTGGCTGACGTGCTGCTCGCTGCTCTTATTTCAGTCTGTATCTCCTCACTGTCTTGAGGAAACAACTCGGTGCCTTCAGCAGCTGGGGGACGAGTAGAACAGCTTGACCTACTTGATCTTGAAGAGATATTTGACTTAACTGACTGCACCGACATTGAGCTCACTGATCTCCCCTCGATCTCTTCCTCACTAAATATTCCTTCAGAGGGATTGCAACAGACTTCAGGGGCCTTCTCTTTTGCACATCCTGCAGAAGCATGAGAGACTGAGGATTTAGTAGATGCAGTTGACAAATTGCTCGAAGCTCTCTGTCTTTGCTCTGTTTCATCTGCAGAGCATCCTTGAGCAGTAGCATCACTTGTCTGTGACGGGTTTGATTTTGCAGAAGTTTTTGAAAAGGTCGATTGGGCTGATTTTACTGACAGAGCATCGTCTTTGTCACAGCCTTTTGAATTACTTGATCTGGCTGAAATGTTTGACTTCATGGATTTGTCTGACATGCAACTTGATCTCCCTGCAGTGGCATGCAGCTCATTTCTTTCACCACAA of Fundulus heteroclitus isolate FHET01 chromosome 15, MU-UCD_Fhet_4.1, whole genome shotgun sequence contains these proteins:
- the LOC118566175 gene encoding nucleoporin NSP1-like, producing the protein MLYSRKLSTASNQEIDNELLQDRPPSRGSPVSERSAKSAERPHSALSAKSKVSDAELVTAARPSDDGDYEDEAEPRAQSALSTTSAKSSKSTKHDSLYDNKSNHGEMVGRASSNMSARSEKSTKSNASTVSKRSKAASGCLEGVYPEERVVEGESESRLMSPYSADSISSTKTNKSMHPATGEVEDDSLASEGEKHEENDEERSPSTMSAKSTQSCMSEISTKSAERTPSSLSAKSGKSSTTKICSGKCPGESNILEETETRAESVLSCKTERSASSAKSTTSKGLDCRADESAVDDDGHVRRAPSNLSSKSEKSTKSSGSKGGKRLNVSKMCLEHEAADPEEKAAENVRVEKSFSPQSVKSKASVKSNKLKCCVDIAVVKNSDISDKENDTETDIERAASSMSTSSVQSSVSEMSFISEERAASGLSEKSHASMISDITNVSEVPSGRAALLDEVDSEDDKRTPSVMSVKSTNSSISNKSSKSAKLDNEKQRERSPSNLSVKSGRSAKSNISKRSDVCDILSENSADKCDVRIVEGESEGSTISVVSAQSVKSQRERFGYDSLENEEHKRPPSSSSAKSVFSHVSEKSSKSADRPASASSAKSTKSRASAKSIRSEISDAKSGKTVEIYDEVTQSQERTNSALSSKTAQSAISTKSSKVKDSERPEEEGEHEDRNPSSMSVRSVTSAKSNVSKVSRKSKASAVTCEPSAKNGDEDKCQEEDNESRSVSSMSIHSVKSDISARSGMSICSSDIPVQQIIARPDSPASTISIKSNSSGVFSDSNPTGERTDKKTSQGRSDSAMSAKSTFSAKSNKSKISADPTDGSVRDHDQVARQKSNLSIKSSTSNVSGTSTKSKASNIPSEHKRDIAASDIEGGGNLSSTETIKSKVSDCSKKSRCSDGASAESIETPDEDDGEETMQDRAESCSSVKTGCSHASEKAIGSKHSHVADQMTFLLKIFPMSLMTTQKRTLRGNL